In the genome of Streptomyces aquilus, the window CCCCTTCTCGGCCGTACCTTGACCACCTGAGCCTCCGGCCCGGCGTCGTACGGCGCTTCAGAACGCCGACCGGATGATCCCCACCGTCCGCGCCAGATGCGGTTCGGCGCGGTCGGCGCGGTGGGCGACGGCCAGTTCCACGCGGGCGCCGGCCCCGGCCAGCGGCAGATAGGCCACGCCGTCGAGCGTCAGCGCGGTCACGGGCTCGGGGACGACGGCGACGCCGAGACCGCCGGCCACCAGCGTGATGAGCGTCGAGGTCTCGCCGACCTCGTGCCGGATGTGCGGCTCGACGCCGGCGTCCCGCAGCAGGCCCAGCACGACGTCGTACATCACCGACCGGCGGTCGGCCGAGTGCACGATCAGGTCGGCGCCGGCGAGGTCCGCGACACGCAGCCGCTTGCGCCCGGCGAGCCGGTGCCCGACCGGCACGGCGACCACGAGCCGGTCCCGGCGCAGGGTGTGCACCGTGAGGGACAGGTCGGCGGCCGGCGGGCGCAGCAGCGCGACGTCGATCGCGCCGGTGCGCAGCGCCTCGACCTGGTCGGGGGCGAGCATCTCGCCGCGGAAGGAGAAGTCGACGCCCGGGAGGTCCTCCGTGAGCCGTCGGGAGAGCGCCGGCAGCAGGCTGTACGTCGCCGACCCCACGCACCCGATCGCGAGGTGCCCCACCGACCCGGCGGCGACCCGGCGTGCGTGCTGGGCGGCCTCGTCGACCTCGGCGAGGATCGCGCGCGCCCGCTCCAGGTAGGCGCGGCCCGCCTCCGTGACGTCGACGCGGCGGGTGGTGCGGTGCA includes:
- a CDS encoding LysR substrate-binding domain-containing protein, which gives rise to MDLRHLRYFVAVAEERHFGRAAERLHMAQPPLSQQIRQLEAELGVELLHRTTRRVDVTEAGRAYLERARAILAEVDEAAQHARRVAAGSVGHLAIGCVGSATYSLLPALSRRLTEDLPGVDFSFRGEMLAPDQVEALRTGAIDVALLRPPAADLSLTVHTLRRDRLVVAVPVGHRLAGRKRLRVADLAGADLIVHSADRRSVMYDVVLGLLRDAGVEPHIRHEVGETSTLITLVAGGLGVAVVPEPVTALTLDGVAYLPLAGAGARVELAVAHRADRAEPHLARTVGIIRSAF